Part of the Marinobacterium rhizophilum genome is shown below.
CAAAAACTGCCTCAAAGCGGACTTTCCCTCGCTACGATCGGTCAAGTCCGACAGGCTCCTAGATGGAATCATTCGTGAAAGAGATTATCTTGCTAACCGTTTCCGGCACCGACAAGCCGGGCGTGACCTCCGCAATCAGCGCCATTCTGGCGCAGTACAACATCAACATTCTCGATATCGGCCAGGCGGTGATTCACAACACCCTGTCGCTTGGCATTCTGGTGGAAGTGCCCGGGGCGGCGGAATCCTCCGGCGTACTGCGGGATCTGCTGTTCAAGGCGCATGAGCTGCAAATGACCGTGCGCTTTGAGCCGGTGGACGAAAGCGCCTACGAGTCCTGGGTGGGTGTGCAGGGCAAGTCACGCCATATTATTACCCTGCTGGCGCGGCGTATCACCTCGGCCCATATCGCCAAGGTGACCGAAATAGCCGCACGCCATGATCTGAACATCGACAATATCAGTCGCCTGTCCGGCCGGGTGTCGCTCAATAGCGTGCCTGGCCCGGGGGATCGCACCAAGGCCTGCGTCGAGTTCTCGGTACGTGGTGTACCGGCGGACAATGGCGCACTGCGGGAGGAGTTCCTCAAGGCCGCCAGTGACCTGGACGTGGATATCGCCTTCCAGGAAGACAACATCTACCGCCGCAACCGCCGCCTGGTGGTGTTCGACATGGATTCGACCCTGATCGAAGCCGAGGTGATCGACGAGCTGGCCAAGGAGGCCGGGGTCGGCGATCAGGTGATCGAGATTACCGAAGCGGCGATGCGCGGCGAGCTGGACTTTGACGAGAGCTTCCGCCGTCGCGTGGCACTGCTCAAGGGGCTCGATGCTTCTGTACTGCAGCGCATTGCCGAGAACCTGCCGATGACCGAAGGCGTGGAGGAGCTGGTATCCAACTTGCGGGCACTGGGTTTCAAGACGGCGATTCTGTCCGGCGGCTTCAATTACTTCGGGCGCTACCTGCAGCAGAAGCTGGGGTTTGACTATGTCTATGCCAACGACCTGGATATTGTCGATGGTAAGGTCACGGGCGAAGTGAAGGGCGATATCGTCAACGGCCAGCGCAAGGCGGAACTGCTGCGCGAAATTGCCGCCCGTGAAGGTGTGCGGCTGGAGCAGACCATCGCTGTGGGAGATGGCGCCAACGACCTGCCGATGCTGTCGATTGCCGGGCTCGGCATCGCGTTTCGTGCCAAGCCGCTGGTGCGCCAGAGTGCCAAGCAGGCCATCTCCACCCTGGGGCTGGACGGCATTCTCTACCTGATCGGCTTCCGGGACCGTGATACCCTGGTGCCGGCTGCCGACAGCCAGGGCTGATCGGGATTAAACGACAGAGCCCGCTGCAATGGCGGGCTCTGCTGGTATGTGATTAACGGGCGCGACTACTGCTCGAAGAAGTCGTAATCCATGCGTTCGCGCGGAGGCTGCAGGTAGTAGCCCTGAATCAGGTTGACCCCGGACTTCCACAGTTTGCTCATGACCTTGGTGCCCTCGACCAGCGGCGCAATGGTGATGCGGCGATTGCTGTTGAGCTGCTCGACCATCCGGTTGAAGCTTTTATCCAGCGAGTTGCTGTTGGCCAGGTCCTGCACGTAGGAGCCGTCGATCTTGATGTAGTCGGCGGCGATGGCCTTAGCGACCTCGCGGTAGCTGGTGGAGGTGCCGAAGTGCTTGATGCAGATGCGGCAGTGCAGTTCCTTGATGGCGCGGGTGAATTCGATGGCTGTTGGCAGCTGGGATGAGATATCGGTTTCGCTGAGCTGGAACACGATGCGGTCCGCCGGCAGGCGGAACTCACGCAGTACATCGGACAGCCAGGGCACCAGGTCCTTGTCCTTCAGGGTGCCGCCGGTAATGGTGATAAAGAGCCGGTTGCGGTGGCCCTTCTCCAGTTCCGTGCGCAGCTGCTGCAGGCTTTCGCGAATCACCCAGCGGTCCATGGTGATGCTGAGGTCGGCATGGTCCACGGTGGCCAGAAAGATATTGGGGGATATTTCCCGGTTCTCCGGGTCCAGCAGGCGCAGCAGCACCTCGTAGTGGTTGGCGTCGGTTTCCTGGTGCAGCGCGACCACCGGCTGAAACAGCAGGCGGAAACGCTGATCCTTGACCGCATCGCGCAGCATGCGCACGGTTTTGGAATCGCTGGGCTTGGCCTGGGTTTCCACGGTGTACAGTTTCACGCCATTGCCGCCACTCTGGCGGTTGCGCAGGCTTTCCGATGCCATGCGAGCGCGGGCCACCACTTCGTCGGGCCGGGGAGAGTTGTCGTTGATGGTGGTGACGCCGATGGAGCAGGTGACATGCAGCAGCGTGCTGTTGACGCTGGTGGTGTTGTCGGCGATGGCGCCGCACAGTTTGCGGGCCAGGCGTACCGACTTGTCGGGGCTGGGGTCGCGGAATATCACCACAAAGATGTCATCGCTGGGGCGGGCGATCAGGTGGGCCTGGTTGACGTTCTGACGCAGGATGTCGGCAATGTCCCGTGCCACCTGGTCGCAGCCCTCAAAGCCTATCTCCGAGCGAATGACGCTGTACTGATCGATGCTGATATAGAGCAGGTTACAGTCATAGCCGCCGTTCAGGGCGTTCTGGACGGATTCTTCCAGGCTCTGCTCCAGGAACTGGCGGTTATAAAGGCCGGTGACCAGCTCCTGCTGTGCCGCCTGTTGCAGTTCACGGAACTGGCGATCCGGGCGAATGGTGAGCTGTACGCAGGGTCTGTCGTTGTAGCGTGCTTCCTGCATTTCGAGGTTGGCAACGAAGTTGCTGCCATCGGCGCGCTCGGCCGACAGCTGCATCAGCATGTCCTTGCGCCTGGCGTCCTTGAAGGCGCGCAGCTGTTCGGTCAGCTCTTCGCGGTCTTCGGCGATCATGAGGCGCTCAAACGGCTGGTTGAGCAGCGGGCCTTCATCGCTGTAGCCAAACAGGCGACAGAAGCAGGGGTTGGCATACATGATGCGCTCACCGTCGAGACAGACGATGCCGTTGCTGGAAACATCCATCAGCTGTTGGCAGCGCCGTTCGGCATCGCTGAGCCTCGCCTCGGCCATGCGCAGGTCGCGGCGGTGTTCCAGGCTGCTCAGCTCCTGCTGCAGGCTCAATAGCAGCAACTCGGTATCCTGTTTGCTTACCACCGCGCGCATGCCGTCCTTGAGGCCCTTGGCCATGCGGGCGCAGTCCAGCTCGTCCATCAGCTGTACCACCGGAATATCCTTGTCCAGGCGCAGCAGGTGGTGCAGGACGCGGTTGTTTTTCAGTTCGCCTTCGTTGGGTGAGCAGACGATCAGGTCCCAGGAGCGTTCGCTCAGGGCGCCGAGAAAGTCTTTTTCGTTTTCGATCTGGCGTCCACGCGGGGCGATGCGGGCCGAGCGTAGCAGATTGATGACATGGTCGGTTTCGCTCGAGGCAAGCCCCAGAAAAAGGATGTGTACGTTCTTGCGCAGTCGGCGCGGGTCGCGCGGGCCCTGGGGCTCAGGTTGGGTGTCGGCGGCATTCGACGTGGTTGAGTCAGACATGGGGGCACCAATAGCCATCGATCCGTAGGGGCAAACTGTGCAGCAAGTGTAGCCGCTTTGGTCGGTGCTGTCAGGGAAGTGCTGGGGGGATGAATCTGAAACCAGATGATGTCTGTCTGAGGAGTCCGATGCTTGTCCGGCGGGTAAAACGCAATGGAAATCGATCGGAGTGTATTTCAAAAGAGTGGCTGGGGTAGGAGGATTCGAACCTCCGCATGCTGGAATCAGAATCCAGTGCCTTACCGCTTGGCGATACCCCAATACCGTGCAGAGTGCCCTGAGGCGACTCTTGATGCGCATGTTGCATGCTCATCTGTAAATGGTGGCAATGGCGGGACTCGAACCTGCGACCCACGCATTATGAATGCGTTGCTCTAACCAACTGAGCTACATTGCCACTGTGGCAGGGGTAGGAGGATTCGAACCTCCGCATGACAGGATCAAAACCTGTTGCCTTACCGCTTGGCTATACCCCTACAGCCTCAACTTGATACTCACCCCTGAGGGTGACTCCATTGCTCGACACCGGAGTGTCCTGAATGGTGGCCATGACAGCCGGTACTCTCAATCCATTGAGAATGGTGGCAATGGCGGGATTCGAACCTGCGACCCACGCATTATGAATGCGTTGCTCTAACCAACTGAGCTACATTGCCGTACTTGTTGAGGCGCGAATTATTCTCTGATTCTGCTTAGTTGTCAACAGCTTGGCAGGAAAAATTCGCGATGCCTGTGGCGGCCTCAGACGTTGAAGCGGAAGTGCACCACATCGCCATCCTTGACGATGTATTCCTTGCCTTCCAGGCGCCATTTACCGGCTTCCTTGGCACCCTGTTCGCCGTTGAAGTTGACGAAGTCGTCATAGCCCACCACTTCTGCGCGGATGAAGCCTTTCTCGAAATCGGTGTGAATCACGCCAGCCGCCTGGGGGGCCGTGGCACCGACCTTGACGGTCCAGGCGCGGACTTCCTTCACGCCGGCGGTGAAGTAGGTCTGCAGGCCCAGCAGGCCGTAGCCTGCGCGGATAACGCGGTCCAGGCCCGGTTCTTCCATGCCCAGGTCCTGCAGGAACTCGAGGCGCTCTTCGTCGTCGAGTTCGGCGATTTCGGATTCCAGCTTGTTGCAGATGGCGACCACAACCGCACCTTCGGTGGCGGCCAGCTCGCGCACCTGGTCCAGGTGCGGGTTGTCTTCGAAGCCGTCCTCGGACACGTTGGCGATGTACATGGTCGGCTTGGTGGTCAGCAGGTGCAGGCTGGGCAGCAGCTTGTAATCGTCTTCGCTCAGGTTGGTCATGGAGCGTACCGGCTGGCCTTCGCTCAGGTGCGGCAGCAGTTTCTCCAGCAGCGCCTTGGCGCGCAGGGCGTCCTTGTCACCGCCCTTGGCGTTGCGGGTCACGCGCTGCAGCTGCTTCTCGACGGAATCCTGGTCTGCCAGCGCCAGCTCCATGTTGATGATCTCGATATCATCCAGCGGGTGAATGCGGTTGGCGACATGAATCACGTTGTCGTCTTCAAAGCAGCGCACGACATGGGCGATGGCATCGGTTTCGCGGATGTTGGCCAGGAACTTGTTGCCCAGGCCCTCGCCCTTGGAGGCGCCGGCGACCAGGCCTGCGATATCGACAAATTCCATGGTGGTCGGCAGCACGCGCTGGGGCTTGACGATGTCGGCCAGCTTGTTGAGGCGCGGGTCCGGCATGGGCACCACGCCCGAGTTGGGTTCGATGGTGCAGAACGGAAAGTTCTCGGCATCGATACCGGCCTTGGTCAGTGCATTAAACAGGGTGGACTTGCCTACATTGGGCAGGCCGACGATACCGCATTTGAAACCCATGGTGCTTGTCCTGTCAGTTAACCTTGGAAGCTGTGGAGCCCGTTCATGGCGCGACCCCATTCCCCGGAAGTGGCTTCGGGCAGGTATCGCAGGGCTTCATCGGAGGCGGCGAGGGTTTTGTCCCGCTCGCTGCCGGGAGCCTTCTTGAGTACGAAGGCGGCAACCTGGCTGCTGTGGCCGGGGTGGCCAATACCTAAGCGCAGGCGGTAGAAATTCTTGTCATTACCCAGGCGGGTAATGATGTCACGCAGACCATTGTGACCACCGTGTCCGCCGCCATGCTTGAAACGGGCGACACCGGGGGGCAGGTCGAGCTCATCATGAGCGACCAGAATGGACTGGGTGGGAATCTTGTAGAACGTTGCCAGGGCTGCGACGGCCTGACCGCTCAAATTCATGAAGGTGTGGGGAATCAGCAAGTGGACCGGCTGACCGTTGAGAACGATCTTGCCGTAGCGTCCGTGAAACTTGCGTTCCGGTGCCAGCGTGCAGTTATGCCAGGCAGCAAGCTGCCCGACAAGGTCGGCACCGGCATTGTGGCGGGTCTGATGATAGTTGTCGCCCGGATTCCCGAGGCCAACGATCAGCTGGATCCTGTCATTCATGCCGGCACCTTGTTCGCTAGACTGCTAGCTCTTACTTCGCAGCCTTGGCGCCACGCGGAGCGTAGACGTAACCGATACCCTGGTCGTGGTCACCGCCGCGACGCAGAGCAACGATTTCAACGCCTTCCGGCAGGCTGATGTCGGACAGGTGAAGTACCTTGCCGCCTTCAGCGTTGCTCAGGTCGATCTGCAGGGCTTCCGGCAGCTGGCCGGCGTTGCACAGGATCTCGGCAGTGTTCTTCTCAACGGCGAACTTGGCCGATGCCTTGGCGGCAGCAGACTTTTCGAAGTTGATGAACTGCAGCGGAACCGTGATACGGATGCGGCTTTCGTTGGTGACGCGCTGGAAGTCAGCGTGCAGAACCTGCGGGCGAGCCGGGTGGCGCTGCAGATCCTTGATGATGACTTTCTGCTCTTCGCCATTCAGCTTGATGGTCAGAATGCTGGAGAAGAAAGTCTGATCGTTCAGCTGCTTAACCAGTTCGTTGTTGTTCAGGCTGATCGCGATCGGGTTCTTGTCGTTTTCGCCACCGTACAGGATGCCAGGCACGAGTCCCTGGGTGCGAAGGCGGCGGCTCGCACCTTTGCCCTGATCCGCACGGGATACTGCTTCGATTACAAAGTTAGTCATGTGATTATCCTTCAATATATAAAAGCTGCAGACCTCGCGACCAAGGTTCTGCAGCATCGCTGTTGCCCTTGTGGGCATTAACACCGGCGCCCGTGGCGCCGGTGCGGATCAGGCGTTGTCCGCTTAGCGGAACATCGCGCTGATGGATTCTTCGTTGCAGACGCGGCGTACCGCTTCTGCCAGCATCGGTGCCAGGGTGAGCTGGCGTACCTTCGAGCATTCCTGTGCGGCCTGGGATAGCGGAATGGTGTCCGTCACCACCAGCTCGTCCAGCTCGCTGTTGTTCAGGTTCTGCACCGCAGGGCCTGACAGTACCGGGTGGGTTGCATAGGCGTAAACCTTGGCAGCACCGTTGTCTTTCAGCGCTTTGGCAGCCTTGCACAGGGTGCCGGCGGTATCGCACATGTCGTCGACCAGGATGCAGGTGCGGCCTTCGACATCACCGATGATGTTCATCACCTGGGACTCGTTGGCACGCTCACGGCGCTTGTCGATGATGGCCAGGTCGCAATCCAGCTGCTTGGCGATGGCGCGGGCACGCACCACGCCGCCGACGTCCGGTGACACGACCATGATGTTGTCGTACTGCTGATCTACGATGTCATCCAGCAGCACCGGCGAGCCGTAGACGTTGTCCACAGGGCTGTCGAAGAAGCCCTGGATCTGGTCGGCATGCAGGTCAACGGTCAGTACGCGGTCGATGCCGACAGCGGAGATCATGTCCGCCACGACCCGGGCGCTGATTGCCACGCGGGCAGAGCGGGGGCGGCGATCCTGACGGGCGTAGCCAAAGTAGGGCACTACGGCGGTCACGCGGCTGGCGGATGCGCGACGCAGCGCGTCCGCCAGCACGATGAGTTCCATCAGGTTGTCGTTGGTCGGTGCGCAGGTCGACTGGATGATGAAGACATCCTTGCCGCGGACGTTTTCCTGGATCTCTACGTTCACTTCACCGTCGCTAAAACGGCCGACGACTGCTTTGCCCATCGGAATATCAAGGCGCTCGACCACTTTCTGGGCGAGTTCCGGATTGGCATTGCCGGTGAAGACCATCATTCTAGACACGGCGAGCACCTTCTCGGTTGGTTCGGAGTTGGAATTCGAAGCTGACAGGGAGTATTTCATGAGTAAATGGCTGGGGTAGGAGGATTCGAACCTCCGCATGCTGGAATCAGAATCCAGTGCCTTACCGCTTGGCGATACCCCAGTATCTCTCCTTTGGAGTTGGCCTCCCGAAAGAAGGCGCATATTCTGCTCAAACCGGCCCGTTAGGTCAAGCCCGAAGTGCAGTCAAAGGGAAACGAACAGCAAAAAAGCTGTCGTTGCTCAGGACGCGATCCACTCCTTGATGATCACCGTGATGGTCAGATCTGCGCGTTTCAGGGTTATGCGCTGTGGCAGCACCTGCCCCAGGTCCTTTGAGTAGGCGGAATAATGGATCAACCATCCGCCCTGTTCAAGCGTTTGCAGACGATTTTCGCTGAATGTCGGTGCAAAGGGCAGGCCGGGCGCCGGCAGGCCGCGAATCCAGAACCTCACCTGTTCGACCGGAAAGCTCCAGCCCAGCAGCGATTGCAGCAGCGCTTCGGGGCTGTCCGAGGCGTAGCGGCCTTCGCCGGCGATATCGATGCTCACGCCCTGATCGTTACCCTCGATCAGGGCGCCCCCCTGGCCCAGCGGGCCGCTGATGCTGATGCGATAGTCTGGCGTCTGTTGCTGCCATTGCATGCGGGCGCTCTGGCTGTCATCCGCGGTGCGGATGCCGACCTTGCTGTCCAGCGTCCAGTTCTGCAGCGCCAGCGCCCGCAGCTGGTATTCATCCCAGCTGCCGCTGGGCGGTGCGGGGTCGGCCCGAAAGGTACTGCAGCCGGCCAGCAGGGTCAGCAGCAGCGTCAGCAGGAGTGCGCGCATCAGTTGACTCCCAGTGCCCTGGCCGCTTCACGCAGGTGTTCGTTCTGTGGATCCTCGCCCAGGTGCTGCTCCAGCAGTTCGCGGGCACGGTTCTGGCGACCATCGGCCCAGTAGGCCCGGATCAGGTGGCCGGTGACTTCCGGGTCCGGGAAGTTGTCGTAGGCCCGTTGCAGGTAGTCGATGGCTTCGGCAAAGCGCTGCAGCTTGAACAGCACCCAGCCCATGGAATCCAGCACCGCGGGGTCGTCCGGCTTTTGCTGCAGGGCCTGTTCGATCAGCCGGTAGGCTTCGTCGTAGCGATCAGTGTAAAGGGTCAGGGTGTAGCCCAGGGCGTTCAGTGCACTGGCGTTGTCCGGCTCCATTTCGAGCACCTTGCGCAGATCCTGCTCGATCTGCGGAAAATTGTCCGGGTCGATGAGCATGGCGCGGCTGTACAGCAGGGTGACCTCGTTGCCGAGTTCCGCCAGGCCCTGGTCCAGGATGGCCAGGGCGGCGTCCCGGCTGGCGTGCTGGTTGAGCCATTCGGCCTGCAGGCCATAAAAACGGGGTGCGAGCTCCGGGTAGCGGGCGCGGGCATTTTCCAGAATCAGCTCGATGCGGGCCTGGTCGGCCGGCGTGTCCAGCAGGTTGAGGGTGCGGGCATAGGACTGAAACAGGTTGGAGCCATCGCTGACGCGGCTGTAATGCTCGATCGCTTCCTCGTTGCGTCCCTGCGTCTGGGCGATGTAGCCCAGGTAAAAGTGGGGTTCGCTGTTGTCCGGGGATTGCTCCAGCAGCTGCTCCAGGGCGATGCGGCTCTGGCTCAGCTGATCATTTTCCAGCATCAGCAATGCCAGGTAATAGTGCAGCTGGTTGTCATCGGGGAAATCCCGGATCAGTCTGCGGGCGGCGTCGCTGGCTTGTGACTGCTGCTGGTCCTGGAACAGCAGCTGCACCTGCAGCACCCGTATCTGGCGATTTTCGCTCTGGCTTTTCAGGTAGGGACGCAGCAATTGCAGCGCCTCGCCGGGGCGGTCACTCAGGCGCAGCAGTTCCGCCTTCAGCATCAGGGCATCGAGGTCGTCCGGGTTCTGCCGCAATACCTGGTCGAAGTCAGCCAGCGCCTCGTCGGTTCGGTCGAGCTGCTTGAGCAGCTGGCCGCGGGTCAGCAGCAGGTAGCTGTCGCCCGGCGCCTTTTCCAGCTGACGGTCCAGCATGGCGATATAGCCGTCGAGTTGCCGGGGGCTGATGTTGCCAGCCTGGCCCACGAGCAGCGCCAGCGCCTGGCGACTGTCTTCGGCCAGGGCACGCTCCATCAGCGGCAGGGCGGCCTCGTAGTCGCCTTCGTGCAACAGCAGGCCGGCGGCGAGCTGGTAGGGCTCGGGGTTGTCCGGCTGTGCCTCGATCCAGAGCTCGGCGGCCTGCAGCATGTCGTCCGGACGCTGCAGGTACTGGGCAATACGGGTGGCCCGCTCCGCCACGCCCGGGTCGCGGGTCAGCCTGGCCTGCTGCAGGTAAATCTCCAGCGCGACATCAAACTGGCGCCGCTGGCCGGCAATCTCTGCCTGCAGCAGCTGCAACAGGGACTCACGATTGAACTCGCCCGGCTGGTACTGCACGGGGTCCAGTGCCAGGGGGGCGGTGGTTTCGGTTTTGGCAGGCTGGAAACTGCAGCCCGCGGCAAATAGCGAGCTGATCACAATGCCGAGCAGGGTTTTGTTCATGGGGCTTCAGGTCAGGTCCCTTGGGGTGTTGGGTCACTATAGAGGAAGGTTGGCGTTATTGTCATGCGTCCGTTGGGCGGAGGTTTGAATGGAAAGTTCCGGTGGCCGGATTTTCTTCTTGGCCCGAAGAAGGTGTATTATGACGCGCCTGAATATTACCGCTGAGGTTCTGCACCGTCTCCATGGCTCTATTGGCGTTAGGTATCAACCACAAAACCGCTCCGCTCGAGGTGCGCGAAAAGGTGGCATTCGCGCCGGAGCAGCTGGTTGATGCCCTGGAGCATGCCCGCGCATCCGGCCGGCTCAGGGAAGTCGCCATACTGTCGACCTGCAACCGTACCGAGCTGTATTGCTCCACCGACGCTACCGGTCTGGATGCCTTGCTGCAGTGGCTGGGCGACTATCATCACCTGGCGCCCAGCCTGTTGGCCCAGTGTATCTACGCGCACTGGGACGAGGACGCGGCACGGCACATGATGCGGGTGGCCAGCGGCCTGGACTCCCTGGTGCTGGGCGAGCCGCAAATCCTGGGGCA
Proteins encoded:
- the ychF gene encoding redox-regulated ATPase YchF, translated to MGFKCGIVGLPNVGKSTLFNALTKAGIDAENFPFCTIEPNSGVVPMPDPRLNKLADIVKPQRVLPTTMEFVDIAGLVAGASKGEGLGNKFLANIRETDAIAHVVRCFEDDNVIHVANRIHPLDDIEIINMELALADQDSVEKQLQRVTRNAKGGDKDALRAKALLEKLLPHLSEGQPVRSMTNLSEDDYKLLPSLHLLTTKPTMYIANVSEDGFEDNPHLDQVRELAATEGAVVVAICNKLESEIAELDDEERLEFLQDLGMEEPGLDRVIRAGYGLLGLQTYFTAGVKEVRAWTVKVGATAPQAAGVIHTDFEKGFIRAEVVGYDDFVNFNGEQGAKEAGKWRLEGKEYIVKDGDVVHFRFNV
- a CDS encoding 50S ribosomal protein L25/general stress protein Ctc codes for the protein MTNFVIEAVSRADQGKGASRRLRTQGLVPGILYGGENDKNPIAISLNNNELVKQLNDQTFFSSILTIKLNGEEQKVIIKDLQRHPARPQVLHADFQRVTNESRIRITVPLQFINFEKSAAAKASAKFAVEKNTAEILCNAGQLPEALQIDLSNAEGGKVLHLSDISLPEGVEIVALRRGGDHDQGIGYVYAPRGAKAAK
- the pth gene encoding aminoacyl-tRNA hydrolase, producing MNDRIQLIVGLGNPGDNYHQTRHNAGADLVGQLAAWHNCTLAPERKFHGRYGKIVLNGQPVHLLIPHTFMNLSGQAVAALATFYKIPTQSILVAHDELDLPPGVARFKHGGGHGGHNGLRDIITRLGNDKNFYRLRLGIGHPGHSSQVAAFVLKKAPGSERDKTLAASDEALRYLPEATSGEWGRAMNGLHSFQG
- a CDS encoding tetratricopeptide repeat protein → MNKTLLGIVISSLFAAGCSFQPAKTETTAPLALDPVQYQPGEFNRESLLQLLQAEIAGQRRQFDVALEIYLQQARLTRDPGVAERATRIAQYLQRPDDMLQAAELWIEAQPDNPEPYQLAAGLLLHEGDYEAALPLMERALAEDSRQALALLVGQAGNISPRQLDGYIAMLDRQLEKAPGDSYLLLTRGQLLKQLDRTDEALADFDQVLRQNPDDLDALMLKAELLRLSDRPGEALQLLRPYLKSQSENRQIRVLQVQLLFQDQQQSQASDAARRLIRDFPDDNQLHYYLALLMLENDQLSQSRIALEQLLEQSPDNSEPHFYLGYIAQTQGRNEEAIEHYSRVSDGSNLFQSYARTLNLLDTPADQARIELILENARARYPELAPRFYGLQAEWLNQHASRDAALAILDQGLAELGNEVTLLYSRAMLIDPDNFPQIEQDLRKVLEMEPDNASALNALGYTLTLYTDRYDEAYRLIEQALQQKPDDPAVLDSMGWVLFKLQRFAEAIDYLQRAYDNFPDPEVTGHLIRAYWADGRQNRARELLEQHLGEDPQNEHLREAARALGVN
- a CDS encoding EAL domain-containing protein — translated: MSDSTTSNAADTQPEPQGPRDPRRLRKNVHILFLGLASSETDHVINLLRSARIAPRGRQIENEKDFLGALSERSWDLIVCSPNEGELKNNRVLHHLLRLDKDIPVVQLMDELDCARMAKGLKDGMRAVVSKQDTELLLLSLQQELSSLEHRRDLRMAEARLSDAERRCQQLMDVSSNGIVCLDGERIMYANPCFCRLFGYSDEGPLLNQPFERLMIAEDREELTEQLRAFKDARRKDMLMQLSAERADGSNFVANLEMQEARYNDRPCVQLTIRPDRQFRELQQAAQQELVTGLYNRQFLEQSLEESVQNALNGGYDCNLLYISIDQYSVIRSEIGFEGCDQVARDIADILRQNVNQAHLIARPSDDIFVVIFRDPSPDKSVRLARKLCGAIADNTTSVNSTLLHVTCSIGVTTINDNSPRPDEVVARARMASESLRNRQSGGNGVKLYTVETQAKPSDSKTVRMLRDAVKDQRFRLLFQPVVALHQETDANHYEVLLRLLDPENREISPNIFLATVDHADLSITMDRWVIRESLQQLRTELEKGHRNRLFITITGGTLKDKDLVPWLSDVLREFRLPADRIVFQLSETDISSQLPTAIEFTRAIKELHCRICIKHFGTSTSYREVAKAIAADYIKIDGSYVQDLANSNSLDKSFNRMVEQLNSNRRITIAPLVEGTKVMSKLWKSGVNLIQGYYLQPPRERMDYDFFEQ
- the lolB gene encoding lipoprotein insertase outer membrane protein LolB, with the protein product MRALLLTLLLTLLAGCSTFRADPAPPSGSWDEYQLRALALQNWTLDSKVGIRTADDSQSARMQWQQQTPDYRISISGPLGQGGALIEGNDQGVSIDIAGEGRYASDSPEALLQSLLGWSFPVEQVRFWIRGLPAPGLPFAPTFSENRLQTLEQGGWLIHYSAYSKDLGQVLPQRITLKRADLTITVIIKEWIAS
- the serB gene encoding phosphoserine phosphatase SerB, which produces MKEIILLTVSGTDKPGVTSAISAILAQYNINILDIGQAVIHNTLSLGILVEVPGAAESSGVLRDLLFKAHELQMTVRFEPVDESAYESWVGVQGKSRHIITLLARRITSAHIAKVTEIAARHDLNIDNISRLSGRVSLNSVPGPGDRTKACVEFSVRGVPADNGALREEFLKAASDLDVDIAFQEDNIYRRNRRLVVFDMDSTLIEAEVIDELAKEAGVGDQVIEITEAAMRGELDFDESFRRRVALLKGLDASVLQRIAENLPMTEGVEELVSNLRALGFKTAILSGGFNYFGRYLQQKLGFDYVYANDLDIVDGKVTGEVKGDIVNGQRKAELLREIAAREGVRLEQTIAVGDGANDLPMLSIAGLGIAFRAKPLVRQSAKQAISTLGLDGILYLIGFRDRDTLVPAADSQG
- a CDS encoding ribose-phosphate pyrophosphokinase, which codes for MSRMMVFTGNANPELAQKVVERLDIPMGKAVVGRFSDGEVNVEIQENVRGKDVFIIQSTCAPTNDNLMELIVLADALRRASASRVTAVVPYFGYARQDRRPRSARVAISARVVADMISAVGIDRVLTVDLHADQIQGFFDSPVDNVYGSPVLLDDIVDQQYDNIMVVSPDVGGVVRARAIAKQLDCDLAIIDKRRERANESQVMNIIGDVEGRTCILVDDMCDTAGTLCKAAKALKDNGAAKVYAYATHPVLSGPAVQNLNNSELDELVVTDTIPLSQAAQECSKVRQLTLAPMLAEAVRRVCNEESISAMFR